A genomic segment from Spinacia oleracea cultivar Varoflay chromosome 3, BTI_SOV_V1, whole genome shotgun sequence encodes:
- the LOC110778006 gene encoding zeatin O-xylosyltransferase-like — protein MDSVIYVLFGTTTSMTEEQIRELVDGLERRKHKFVWVLRDADKVDILKEDGSPKGHDVPEGYKVRVKGLGLVLKDWAPLLEILGHPTTGGFISHCRWNSCLESLSMRVPIITWPIYSDQPKNSMLVTKVLRIGVVVKDWAHRDELITSNVVESAIRRLSASNEGEGIRKRERKLGDAGRKSAAKGGTSCIELDSFVSHITR, from the coding sequence ATGGACTCGGTGATCTATGTTTTGTTTGGGACTACAACATCGATGACAGAGGAACAGATCAGGGAATTGGTGGATGGACTGGAGAGGAGAAAGCATAAGTTTGTGTGGGTGTTGAGAGATGCTGACAAAGTAGACATTTTAAAAGAAGATGGGTCGCCAAAAGGCCATGATGTACCCGAGGGTTACAAGGTGAGAGTTAAAGGCCTTGGATTGGTATTAAAAGATTGGGCACCCCTGCTAGAGATCCTAGGACATCCAACTACTGGAGGATTTATAAGTCATTGCAGGTGGAATTCTTGCCTCGAAAGCTTAAGTATGCGAGTGCCAATTATAACATGGCCTATATACTCAGATCAGCCAAAGAACAGTATGTTGGTTACAAAGGTGTTAAGAATTGGTGTGGTTGTGAAAGATTGGGCTCACCGTGATGAGCTTATAACATCGAATGTAGTAGAGAGTGCTATCAGGAGATTGTCGGCTTCAAATGAAGGAGAAGGGATAAGGAAGAGGGAAAGAAAATTGGGAGATGCAGGCAGAAAGTCAGCTGCCAAAGGTGGTACCTCTTGCATAGAACTGGATTCTTTTGTGTCTCATATTACCAGATAA